One region of Flavobacterium sp. GSB-24 genomic DNA includes:
- the trpA gene encoding tryptophan synthase subunit alpha, with translation MNRITQKIQEDKKILSIYFSAGYPNLNDTVQIIEDLEKNGVDLIEIGLPFSDPLADGPTIQASSTQALHNGMTTQILFDQLKNIRESVKIPLIIMGYFNPMLQYGVEAFCKKCAEIGIDGLIIPDLPVDVYADEYKAIFEKYGLINVFLITPQTSDERIRFIDSVSNGFIYMVSSASVTGSQSGFGNVQEDYFERIANLNLKNPQIVGFGISNKETFNQATKYAKGAIIGSAFIKHLSEKGSGKIEDFVGAIR, from the coding sequence ATGAACAGAATAACTCAGAAAATACAAGAAGATAAAAAAATACTCTCGATCTATTTTTCTGCAGGATATCCGAACTTAAATGATACCGTGCAGATTATTGAAGATTTAGAAAAAAATGGAGTTGACTTAATCGAAATTGGGCTTCCCTTCAGTGATCCTTTGGCAGATGGACCAACTATTCAGGCAAGTTCTACACAGGCGCTTCATAACGGAATGACGACTCAAATTCTATTCGATCAGCTGAAAAACATCCGCGAAAGCGTAAAAATTCCATTGATTATTATGGGATATTTTAATCCTATGTTACAATATGGTGTTGAAGCTTTTTGTAAAAAATGTGCTGAAATTGGAATAGATGGTTTAATTATTCCAGATCTTCCAGTAGATGTTTATGCAGATGAATACAAAGCTATTTTTGAAAAATACGGATTAATTAATGTGTTTTTAATTACGCCGCAAACTTCAGACGAACGTATTCGTTTTATTGACAGCGTCTCAAACGGATTTATTTATATGGTAAGTTCTGCAAGCGTTACAGGATCACAATCTGGTTTTGGAAATGTTCAGGAAGATTATTTCGAAAGAATCGCAAATCTAAATTTGAAAAACCCTCAAATTGTAGGTTTCGGAATTTCAAATAAAGAAACTTTTAATCAGGCCACAAAATATGCAAAAGGCGCTATTATTGGAAGTGCTTTTATTAAACATCTGAGTGAAAAAGGTAGTGGGAAAATTGAAGATTTTGTTGGAGCGATTCGATAA
- the yaaA gene encoding peroxide stress protein YaaA: MKIVISPAKSLNFEKELPTTKHTEPSFLKEARVVHKVVKQKKPSELSELMSISDKLADLNWKRNQDWKTPFTPENARPAVYTFDGDVYTGLDAYTIPLEKLEALQDKLRILSGLYGLLKPLDLMQAYRLEMGTKMPVGEYKNLHEFWKPTVTKALNKELKKGELFVNLASNEYFSAVDVKALKVPVITPDFKDYKDGKLKMISFFAKKARGMMVRYIIDTNAETIDDLKGFNYDGYQFDANLSKGNHLVFTR; encoded by the coding sequence ATGAAAATAGTTATATCGCCAGCAAAGTCTTTAAATTTCGAAAAAGAATTACCAACTACAAAACATACAGAGCCTTCATTTTTAAAAGAAGCAAGAGTAGTTCATAAAGTGGTGAAACAAAAAAAGCCATCTGAATTATCTGAATTAATGTCAATCTCAGATAAATTGGCAGATTTAAACTGGAAAAGAAATCAAGATTGGAAAACGCCTTTTACGCCTGAAAACGCGCGTCCTGCGGTTTATACTTTTGATGGAGATGTTTATACAGGCTTGGATGCTTATACTATTCCGTTAGAGAAATTAGAAGCGCTTCAAGATAAATTAAGAATTTTATCTGGTCTTTATGGTCTTTTAAAACCGCTTGATTTAATGCAGGCATATCGTTTAGAAATGGGTACCAAAATGCCAGTTGGTGAATACAAAAACCTCCACGAATTTTGGAAACCAACAGTTACAAAAGCGTTGAACAAAGAATTGAAAAAGGGTGAGTTATTCGTGAATTTAGCGAGTAACGAATATTTTTCTGCTGTTGATGTAAAAGCTTTAAAAGTTCCTGTCATTACTCCAGACTTTAAAGATTATAAAGACGGAAAATTAAAAATGATCAGTTTCTTTGCCAAAAAGGCGAGAGGTATGATGGTTCGTTATATCATCGATACCAATGCTGAAACAATTGACGATTTAAAAGGATTTAATTACGATGGATATCAGTTTGATGCCAATCTTTCGAAAGGAAATCATTTGGTTTTTACAAGATAA
- a CDS encoding phosphoribosylanthranilate isomerase — protein MKYPENILEVGALLPDYMGFIFWEKSARYFNGEIPELIKTIKKVGVFVNQSQEEILEKVTKYNLQAVQLHGNESVEFLSELKKQLPKKTEIIKVFSADENFDFEIIKPFESVCDYFLFDTKGKLPGGNGTTFDWTILKKYNSDKPFFLSGGIGINELKAIEEISKSKLPIYAVDVNSKFEIEPGLKNRNLFSNFKRKFDVANF, from the coding sequence ATGAAATACCCCGAAAACATCCTCGAAGTAGGCGCACTCCTACCCGACTATATGGGATTTATTTTCTGGGAAAAATCCGCAAGATACTTTAACGGAGAAATTCCGGAACTGATAAAAACAATTAAAAAAGTAGGTGTTTTTGTCAATCAAAGCCAAGAAGAAATTCTGGAAAAAGTAACAAAATACAATTTACAAGCCGTTCAGTTACATGGAAATGAATCCGTCGAATTTTTATCGGAATTAAAAAAACAACTGCCGAAAAAAACTGAAATTATAAAAGTGTTTTCGGCTGATGAAAACTTTGATTTTGAAATTATTAAACCTTTTGAAAGTGTCTGCGATTATTTTCTTTTTGATACCAAAGGCAAATTACCAGGCGGCAACGGAACCACTTTCGACTGGACTATATTAAAAAAATACAATTCTGATAAACCTTTCTTTTTGAGCGGCGGAATTGGAATTAACGAATTAAAAGCCATTGAAGAAATTTCAAAAAGTAAATTACCTATTTATGCTGTCGATGTAAATAGTAAATTTGAAATCGAACCAGGGCTGAAAAACAGAAATCTATTTAGCAACTTCAAACGAAAATTTGATGTTGCCAACTTTTAA
- a CDS encoding TetR family transcriptional regulator codes for MSQIELNDKKIQILNVAEKLFSEKGFEGTSIRDISKEAKINIAMVSYYFGSKERLLEALIFYKTVDLKLQLENLLQENLEPLEKVNKLIEIYINRICLNKGIYRVLHFELNNKKREKSLNAFTELKKGNLKSVESIIKQGQTQGVFRKDINIQLITPTIIGTFFHFHMNRSFFEELLDLKTEEMFNNYIKNDLTKHIQQTIKALLVYEN; via the coding sequence ATGTCACAGATCGAATTAAACGATAAAAAAATTCAGATTCTTAATGTTGCTGAAAAGCTATTTTCTGAGAAAGGATTTGAGGGGACATCAATACGGGATATTTCCAAAGAGGCAAAAATTAATATTGCCATGGTTTCGTATTATTTTGGTTCAAAAGAAAGACTTCTAGAAGCTTTGATTTTTTACAAAACTGTTGATTTAAAATTACAACTCGAAAATTTATTACAGGAAAACCTTGAACCTCTTGAAAAAGTCAATAAATTAATCGAAATTTACATTAACAGAATTTGCCTTAACAAAGGGATTTACAGAGTTTTACATTTTGAACTTAACAATAAAAAAAGAGAGAAGAGCCTAAATGCATTTACAGAACTTAAAAAAGGAAATTTAAAATCTGTTGAAAGTATTATCAAACAGGGTCAGACTCAGGGTGTTTTTAGAAAAGATATTAATATTCAACTAATTACACCAACTATTATTGGAACCTTCTTTCACTTCCATATGAACCGATCTTTCTTCGAAGAATTATTGGATTTAAAAACAGAAGAAATGTTTAACAATTACATTAAAAACGATCTCACAAAGCACATTCAACAAACTATAAAAGCGCTACTTGTTTATGAAAATTAG
- a CDS encoding TolC family protein, with protein sequence MKISQLMLFGVFFIGISSIEAQEKTSLTLDEAVKMAWEKSNEVTLANTKVNTKKYELQTVKNNQYPDLKISGQYQRLTKASIDLPNQGEGASLASPDRAMIGMANLSLPLFAGFKIQNSIEAYDKLYEAESANAEKTKEDVALRVITYYTALYKAQKTLDALNENQKSAKQRVTDFIELEKNGIIPRNDLLKAQLLVSKTQLSIDEANNNITNINYYLTTILKLDPSVKIEVNEEDFFNLKTTNAPTSDAMALENRKDLEAIRLQQKASEANIKIAKAAYYPTLSLLGGYTALDLKDIITVKYAMNFGLGLSYDLSGILKNSAHVKEAESRALEVKNTEAIMTDRIKVEVQKSLEDYDLAINQSVVYDEALQQAAENYRLVKDKFDNGLADTNDLVEADVEQLSAKINTAVSKATIIQKYYELLSVSGQLSQSFNLSKI encoded by the coding sequence ATGAAAATTAGTCAATTAATGCTCTTTGGAGTTTTCTTTATAGGAATATCTTCAATTGAAGCACAAGAAAAAACAAGTTTAACCTTAGACGAAGCCGTGAAAATGGCCTGGGAAAAGAGTAACGAAGTTACGCTTGCCAATACTAAGGTAAACACAAAAAAGTATGAATTACAAACGGTTAAGAATAACCAATATCCAGATTTAAAAATTTCTGGGCAATATCAACGTCTTACAAAAGCTTCGATTGATTTGCCAAATCAAGGTGAAGGTGCTTCTTTGGCTTCTCCAGACCGCGCAATGATAGGAATGGCGAATTTAAGCTTACCTCTTTTTGCTGGATTTAAAATTCAAAACAGCATTGAAGCTTACGATAAATTGTACGAAGCTGAAAGTGCTAACGCTGAGAAAACAAAAGAAGATGTTGCTTTAAGGGTTATTACCTATTATACTGCTCTATACAAAGCACAAAAAACTTTAGATGCTCTAAATGAGAATCAAAAAAGCGCTAAACAACGTGTTACTGATTTCATTGAATTGGAAAAAAACGGAATTATTCCGAGAAATGATTTATTGAAAGCGCAATTATTAGTTTCAAAGACACAATTATCAATCGATGAAGCTAATAATAATATCACTAACATTAATTATTATTTAACGACAATACTTAAATTAGATCCATCTGTAAAGATTGAGGTAAATGAAGAAGATTTCTTCAACTTGAAAACAACCAACGCACCTACATCTGATGCTATGGCTCTTGAAAACAGAAAAGATCTTGAAGCAATTCGTTTACAGCAAAAAGCTTCAGAAGCTAATATCAAGATTGCAAAAGCAGCTTATTACCCGACTCTTTCATTGTTGGGAGGTTATACCGCTTTAGATCTTAAAGATATTATCACTGTAAAATATGCTATGAATTTTGGTTTAGGTTTATCTTATGATTTATCTGGAATTCTAAAAAACAGCGCACATGTTAAAGAAGCAGAAAGCAGAGCTTTAGAAGTTAAAAATACCGAAGCTATTATGACGGATCGCATTAAAGTTGAAGTTCAAAAATCTCTTGAAGACTATGACTTGGCAATCAATCAAAGTGTAGTTTATGACGAAGCACTTCAACAAGCAGCTGAAAATTACAGACTTGTAAAAGATAAATTCGATAATGGGTTGGCAGATACCAATGACTTGGTAGAAGCTGATGTTGAGCAATTAAGCGCAAAAATAAATACAGCTGTATCAAAAGCGACAATTATTCAAAAATATTACGAACTACTTTCAGTATCAGGACAATTATCACAATCATTCAATCTTTCTAAAATATAA
- a CDS encoding HlyD family secretion protein, protein MEKKKTNKKFIIILTVLVLVGGTYGISKYMHSLAHEETDDAQIEKKMNPIIPRVSGYISKVYVKDNDYVKKGDTLFTIDKRDYQLKIDEANAALLGAEGQYEAAKADIGSAYASISVSDAQMRSAGGSIESAKIRLRQLTNDYNRYNNLYKTHTITKQQYEQALTAKEEAENQVRVLEQQQRASSYQKSVIQSKSKVSDKQTEVAAANIKKAKTMLDVAHLNLSYTVVTAAIDGQVSKVDIQPGQLVQPGQSLFYIINNNEAWVVANFKETQLNKMVVGQKVSLKVDAYPNYEFKGTVTSFSPATGSRFSLLPPDNATGNFVKTIQRLPVKISLDQSNDPEKVKLLRPGMNVDVDVHLK, encoded by the coding sequence ATGGAAAAGAAAAAGACAAATAAAAAATTCATCATCATACTAACCGTTTTGGTTTTAGTGGGAGGAACTTACGGAATATCAAAATACATGCACTCATTGGCTCACGAAGAAACAGATGATGCTCAAATTGAGAAAAAAATGAACCCGATTATCCCAAGAGTTTCTGGGTATATCAGCAAAGTATATGTGAAAGATAATGATTATGTAAAAAAAGGAGATACTTTATTTACTATCGACAAGAGAGATTATCAGTTAAAAATTGATGAAGCTAATGCTGCTTTATTAGGTGCTGAAGGTCAATACGAAGCTGCAAAAGCTGATATCGGAAGTGCATACGCAAGTATTTCAGTTTCTGATGCTCAAATGAGATCTGCAGGTGGTTCTATCGAAAGTGCAAAAATTAGATTGAGACAACTTACAAACGATTACAACCGCTACAATAACTTGTACAAAACTCATACTATTACAAAACAACAATATGAGCAGGCTTTAACTGCAAAAGAAGAGGCTGAAAACCAAGTACGTGTTTTAGAACAACAACAAAGAGCAAGTTCTTACCAAAAATCTGTTATTCAGTCAAAATCTAAAGTTTCTGACAAACAAACAGAAGTTGCGGCAGCAAACATCAAAAAAGCTAAAACAATGTTAGATGTTGCTCACTTAAATCTTTCTTATACAGTTGTAACTGCAGCTATTGATGGTCAGGTTTCTAAAGTTGATATCCAGCCAGGACAATTGGTTCAGCCAGGACAATCTTTATTCTACATTATCAATAATAATGAAGCTTGGGTTGTAGCTAATTTTAAAGAAACACAATTAAACAAAATGGTTGTGGGACAAAAAGTAAGCTTAAAAGTTGATGCGTATCCAAATTATGAGTTTAAAGGAACTGTAACTTCATTCTCTCCTGCTACAGGATCTCGTTTTTCATTGTTACCTCCTGATAATGCAACAGGAAACTTCGTAAAAACAATTCAAAGATTACCAGTAAAAATTAGTTTAGACCAATCAAACGATCCTGAGAAAGTAAAACTTTTAAGACCAGGAATGAATGTTGATGTAGACGTACATTTAAAATAA
- a CDS encoding COX15/CtaA family protein translates to MKKENKSVIIWLLSGCVLLFLMVVVGGITRLTNSGLSMTDWHLVTDTFPPLTEAKWQAAFDEYKKFPEYQKINIHNDFQLADYKFIYFWEWFHRFIGRIIGLVFFVPFVYFLIRKKLDRATIKKCVILLAMGGFQGFLGWFMVRSGLIDNPDVSHFRLSLHLTFAFITFAYTLWVALDLIYPEKNSRINIPLRNIGRFALVALLIQIIYGGFVAGLNAGLIHNHWPLMSDGQFIHDSVYIEQPTLIKNLIEGKSGVQFVHRTFAYVVVAFILFLYYRSTKISLTNTQSNGIKTLVVFVFIQFLLGVFTLLYSVPLALGLIHQIMAFFLLSAMTFTLHRLSK, encoded by the coding sequence ATGAAAAAAGAGAATAAATCAGTAATCATTTGGTTACTATCAGGCTGTGTTTTATTGTTTTTAATGGTTGTCGTGGGCGGAATCACACGTTTGACCAATTCAGGTTTATCAATGACTGACTGGCATTTGGTAACCGATACATTTCCACCTTTAACTGAAGCCAAATGGCAGGCCGCATTTGATGAATATAAAAAGTTTCCTGAGTATCAAAAAATCAATATTCATAACGATTTTCAATTAGCAGATTATAAATTCATTTATTTCTGGGAGTGGTTTCACCGTTTCATCGGTCGTATTATTGGATTGGTTTTCTTTGTCCCATTTGTTTATTTCTTAATTAGAAAAAAACTGGATCGCGCAACCATCAAAAAATGTGTCATTCTTTTGGCGATGGGAGGTTTCCAAGGATTTTTAGGATGGTTTATGGTGAGAAGCGGCTTGATTGATAATCCAGATGTAAGTCACTTTAGACTTTCATTACACTTAACTTTTGCTTTCATCACTTTTGCTTATACACTTTGGGTCGCTTTAGATTTAATCTATCCTGAAAAAAACAGCAGAATCAATATTCCGCTAAGAAACATTGGACGATTTGCTTTAGTGGCTTTACTAATCCAAATTATTTATGGCGGATTTGTTGCAGGATTAAATGCCGGATTAATTCACAATCACTGGCCCTTAATGAGCGACGGGCAATTTATTCATGATTCAGTTTACATCGAACAGCCAACATTAATTAAAAATCTTATTGAAGGAAAAAGCGGTGTTCAGTTTGTGCATAGAACTTTTGCTTATGTTGTTGTAGCTTTTATTTTGTTCTTATATTACAGAAGTACAAAAATTTCGCTGACAAACACACAATCTAATGGAATCAAAACTCTTGTAGTTTTTGTTTTCATCCAATTTTTACTTGGAGTTTTCACATTATTATACAGCGTTCCATTGGCTTTAGGATTAATTCACCAGATTATGGCATTTTTCCTTTTAAGCGCTATGACTTTTACGCTGCACCGACTGAGCAAATAA
- the trpB gene encoding tryptophan synthase subunit beta, with protein sequence MSFNVNEKGYYGEFGGAYIPEMLYPNVEELRQKYLSIMDEPDFKAEFNQLLKDYVGRPSPLYFAKRLSEKYNTKVYLKREDLNHTGAHKVNNTIGQILLAKRLGKKRIIAETGAGQHGVATATVCALMGIECIVYMGEIDIARQAPNVARMKMLGAEVRPALSGSRTLKDATNEAIRDWINNPVDTHYIIGSAIGPHPYPDMVTRFQSIISEEIKWQLKEKEGRENPDYVVACIGGGSNAAGTYYHFLHEPEVGIIAVEAAGKGVDSGHSAATSKLGKVGVIHGCKTLLMQTADGQITEPYSISAGLDYPGVGPLHAHLAQSGRGEFFSVTDDDAMNAGLQLTKLEGIIPAIESAHAFAVLDQKKFKPTDIVVISLSGRGDKDLDNYIDYFKL encoded by the coding sequence ATGAGTTTTAACGTCAACGAAAAAGGATATTACGGAGAATTTGGAGGAGCTTATATTCCAGAAATGTTATATCCAAATGTAGAAGAATTACGTCAAAAATACCTTAGTATAATGGACGAACCGGATTTTAAAGCCGAATTCAACCAACTGCTAAAAGATTATGTTGGGCGACCAAGTCCGTTGTATTTTGCAAAACGTTTATCTGAAAAATACAACACCAAAGTCTACTTAAAAAGAGAAGACTTAAATCATACCGGAGCACACAAAGTAAACAATACAATCGGGCAGATTTTACTGGCAAAACGTTTGGGCAAAAAAAGAATTATTGCCGAAACTGGTGCTGGCCAGCACGGTGTAGCAACAGCAACTGTTTGTGCCTTAATGGGAATTGAATGTATCGTTTATATGGGTGAAATTGACATTGCGCGCCAGGCACCAAACGTTGCACGTATGAAAATGTTAGGCGCTGAAGTTCGTCCAGCACTTTCGGGTTCAAGAACACTTAAAGATGCCACAAACGAGGCGATTCGCGACTGGATCAATAATCCTGTAGATACACATTATATTATCGGATCTGCGATTGGACCTCATCCTTATCCAGATATGGTAACGCGTTTTCAGAGTATTATTTCAGAAGAAATTAAATGGCAGTTGAAAGAAAAAGAAGGACGTGAAAATCCTGATTATGTAGTGGCTTGTATTGGCGGCGGAAGTAACGCTGCGGGAACATATTACCATTTTTTACACGAACCAGAAGTCGGAATTATAGCTGTTGAAGCAGCAGGAAAAGGTGTTGACAGCGGACATAGCGCAGCAACCAGTAAACTAGGAAAAGTAGGCGTTATTCACGGCTGCAAAACTTTGCTAATGCAGACTGCAGACGGACAAATTACTGAACCTTATTCTATTTCAGCAGGATTAGATTATCCTGGAGTTGGACCTTTACACGCACATTTAGCACAAAGTGGACGCGGAGAATTTTTCTCTGTAACGGATGATGATGCTATGAATGCAGGTTTACAACTGACAAAATTAGAAGGAATTATTCCAGCAATCGAAAGCGCACATGCATTTGCAGTTTTAGATCAGAAGAAATTTAAACCTACTGATATTGTGGTTATCAGCCTTTCTGGACGTGGTGACAAAGATTTAGATAATTATATAGATTACTTTAAATTGTAA
- a CDS encoding HD domain-containing protein, translated as MATQTNYKTALQNKIFDIISKASKELNVDSYVIGGFVRDLLLDRGSKKDIDVVAVGSGIELALKVSELLPKNPKVQVFKTYGTAMLRFEDTDIEFVGARKESYNFDSRNPIVENGTLQDDQNRRDFTINALALSLNENNFGDLLDPFNGLSDLENKTIKTPLDPDITYSDDPLRMLRAIRFATQLNFEIEENSLNAITKNAERIKIISGERIVDELNKILSTDKPSVGFLLLYKTGLLDIILPELTALNQVEEIEGHTHKNNFYHTLEVVDNICPNTDDVWLRWSALLHDIGKAPTKRFTKKQGWTFHGHEFLGGKMAKKIFERLHMPLNHKMKFVQKMVIMSSRPIVLAQDIVTDSAVRRLVFDAGEDVENLMTLCEADITTKNPSKFKKYHKNFEIVRKKIVEVEERDHVRNFQPPISGEEIMEIFDLKPSREIGILKEAVKEAILEGDIPNEYQAAYDFVIKRAAKLGLKKVEK; from the coding sequence GTGGCTACACAAACAAATTATAAAACTGCTTTACAAAACAAAATTTTCGATATCATTTCGAAAGCATCAAAAGAACTTAATGTTGATAGTTACGTTATTGGCGGATTTGTTCGCGATTTACTTTTAGACCGAGGTTCTAAAAAGGATATCGATGTTGTAGCAGTTGGAAGCGGTATTGAACTGGCTTTGAAAGTGTCTGAACTACTTCCGAAAAACCCAAAGGTTCAGGTTTTTAAAACTTACGGAACAGCAATGCTGCGTTTTGAAGATACGGATATCGAATTTGTTGGAGCCCGAAAAGAATCTTATAATTTTGACAGCCGAAATCCGATTGTAGAAAACGGAACACTTCAAGACGATCAAAACCGTCGTGATTTTACCATTAATGCTTTGGCTTTATCTTTAAACGAAAATAATTTTGGTGATCTTTTAGATCCGTTTAATGGTTTGTCCGATTTAGAAAATAAAACAATTAAAACGCCTTTGGATCCAGATATTACCTATTCTGATGATCCTTTGCGAATGCTGCGCGCGATTCGTTTTGCCACACAATTGAATTTTGAGATTGAAGAAAATTCATTAAATGCCATCACCAAAAATGCTGAACGCATTAAAATTATTTCTGGCGAAAGAATCGTAGACGAATTAAATAAAATTCTTTCTACAGATAAACCTTCAGTCGGATTTTTACTTTTATATAAAACTGGACTTTTGGATATTATTTTACCTGAATTAACAGCGTTGAATCAGGTAGAGGAAATTGAAGGCCATACACATAAAAATAACTTTTACCACACGCTTGAAGTTGTCGATAATATTTGCCCAAATACAGATGATGTTTGGTTAAGATGGTCGGCTTTACTGCATGATATTGGAAAAGCGCCAACAAAACGTTTCACTAAAAAACAAGGATGGACTTTTCATGGACATGAATTTCTAGGCGGAAAGATGGCTAAGAAAATTTTTGAACGTTTACACATGCCTTTGAACCACAAAATGAAATTTGTGCAGAAAATGGTTATTATGAGTTCGCGTCCGATTGTTTTGGCGCAGGATATTGTGACCGATAGCGCAGTTCGTCGTTTGGTGTTTGATGCTGGTGAAGATGTCGAAAATTTAATGACTTTGTGTGAGGCAGATATTACAACCAAAAATCCATCGAAATTCAAAAAATATCACAAGAACTTTGAAATCGTCCGTAAGAAAATTGTTGAAGTTGAAGAACGCGATCATGTTCGTAATTTTCAACCGCCAATTTCTGGTGAAGAAATTATGGAAATATTTGATTTAAAACCTTCAAGAGAAATCGGAATTTTAAAAGAAGCAGTGAAAGAAGCCATTTTAGAAGGAGATATTCCGAATGAATATCAGGCAGCTTATGATTTTGTAATTAAAAGGGCAGCTAAATTGGGCTTAAAAAAAGTAGAGAAATAA
- a CDS encoding MDR family MFS transporter has product MATAIQADDDLVEYGFRRVVITITAVLCALLEIVDTTIVNVALTDMRGSLGATLTDVAWVITAYAIANVIVIPMTSWLSQQFGRRNYFVASIIIFTVCSFLCGNATNIWELVAFRFVQGMGGGALLVTAQTIITESYPVAKRGMAQAIYGMGVIVGPTLGPPLGGYLVDNYSWPYIFYINIPLGIIATILALTFVRSPKYGEKLKANQVDWWGIVLLSTFIGSLQFVLEHGQQDDWFNDSLIVTLSVITVLGLVLFIWRELTYKYPIVNLSVLKDGNLRIGTIMCFILGFGLYGSTLIIPIYTQSILGWTATDAGLLLIPGSITTAIMMPFVGNMIQKGVPQGYMVGVGFLVFFFFTFMMYSRMTPDTGVEHMYWPLILRGIGLGLLFVPITTLSLSTLKGKQIGEGAAFTGMMRQLGGSFGIAIITTFITRFSQSHRVDLINNLDPAKFEVQQRIAGMQHAFMSKGYSADVALKKAYQAIEGSVMKQSTVMAYMDIFMYLGIMFLCCIPIILFIKKGKNKINPADAMH; this is encoded by the coding sequence ATGGCAACAGCAATACAAGCAGACGACGATTTAGTAGAATACGGCTTCAGACGTGTTGTAATTACAATTACAGCTGTACTTTGTGCATTGCTGGAAATTGTTGATACCACGATCGTAAACGTAGCTCTAACAGACATGCGCGGAAGTCTTGGTGCTACCTTGACCGATGTGGCGTGGGTAATTACAGCATACGCAATTGCGAATGTTATTGTAATTCCGATGACGAGCTGGCTATCACAGCAATTTGGAAGACGTAATTATTTTGTGGCTTCCATCATAATATTTACGGTCTGTTCTTTTTTGTGTGGTAATGCCACAAATATTTGGGAACTTGTAGCCTTTCGATTCGTACAAGGTATGGGTGGTGGAGCGCTGCTGGTAACAGCCCAAACGATTATTACAGAAAGTTACCCAGTTGCAAAACGTGGAATGGCGCAGGCAATTTACGGAATGGGTGTAATTGTTGGTCCAACTTTAGGTCCGCCTTTAGGAGGATATTTAGTAGATAATTATTCTTGGCCGTACATTTTCTACATCAATATTCCATTAGGGATTATTGCAACTATCTTGGCTTTAACTTTTGTTAGAAGTCCAAAATATGGAGAAAAATTAAAAGCAAATCAGGTTGACTGGTGGGGAATTGTTTTGTTGAGCACCTTTATTGGTTCTTTACAATTCGTACTAGAACACGGTCAGCAAGACGATTGGTTTAACGACTCACTTATTGTAACTCTAAGTGTCATAACTGTTTTAGGATTAGTTCTTTTTATTTGGAGAGAGCTGACCTACAAATATCCAATTGTAAACTTGAGTGTTTTAAAAGATGGAAATTTACGAATCGGAACTATTATGTGTTTCATACTTGGTTTCGGTTTATATGGCTCGACGTTAATTATACCAATTTATACGCAATCCATTTTAGGGTGGACCGCAACTGATGCCGGATTATTATTAATTCCAGGATCTATTACAACGGCGATTATGATGCCATTTGTTGGAAATATGATTCAGAAAGGCGTGCCTCAAGGATATATGGTTGGAGTAGGATTTTTAGTTTTCTTCTTCTTCACATTCATGATGTACAGCCGTATGACGCCAGATACTGGAGTTGAACATATGTACTGGCCTTTAATTTTAAGAGGAATTGGTCTTGGATTACTTTTCGTACCTATTACCACCCTTTCGCTTTCTACACTAAAAGGAAAACAAATTGGTGAAGGTGCAGCTTTTACAGGAATGATGCGTCAGTTAGGAGGATCATTTGGTATTGCAATTATTACCACTTTCATCACACGTTTCAGCCAGTCACACCGAGTAGATTTAATAAACAATCTTGATCCTGCCAAATTTGAAGTGCAGCAACGAATTGCAGGAATGCAGCACGCCTTTATGTCAAAAGGATATAGTGCAGATGTTGCTTTGAAAAAAGCATATCAGGCAATAGAAGGTTCAGTCATGAAACAAAGTACAGTAATGGCTTACATGGATATTTTCATGTACTTAGGAATTATGTTTTTATGTTGTATACCGATTATTCTCTTTATCAAAAAAGGGAAGAATAAAATTAATCCCGCAGATGCGATGCATTAA
- a CDS encoding gamma-glutamylcyclotransferase family protein, translating to MELLFSYGTLRSKQIQMQIFNKVLNGTQDQILGFKLKSLQIEEEFGMADYVVAVPSENLEDIIHGAVFEVTNTELLKVDQFESNSYKRVQVKLKSGRMAWVYTENK from the coding sequence ATGGAACTATTATTCTCATACGGAACATTAAGATCGAAACAAATTCAAATGCAGATTTTCAATAAAGTTTTAAACGGAACTCAAGATCAAATACTGGGTTTCAAATTAAAAAGTTTGCAGATAGAAGAAGAATTTGGAATGGCAGATTATGTCGTTGCAGTGCCAAGTGAAAATCTGGAAGACATTATCCATGGTGCTGTCTTTGAGGTTACTAATACAGAATTATTAAAAGTTGATCAATTCGAATCTAATTCATATAAAAGAGTCCAAGTCAAACTAAAGTCAGGAAGAATGGCATGGGTTTATACAGAAAATAAATAA